A single Methanolobus sp. ZRKC5 DNA region contains:
- a CDS encoding methyltransferase cognate corrinoid protein, translating into MLAREIIVEKAMESILKLNDTMAQNVAYEALDAGIEPEYVIENGYYAAIIKLKEMFDEGKVFLPHIIAASDAMDAGIKILLASKPERTHRKKSKGTILIGTIEGDIHSIGKEIIATSLHINSYNVIDLGVDVPVETFVEQAIQICPDVIATSALMTITMMNQMILEKELNEAGIRDAVKTMVGGAPVTAEWAMKIGADMYGSDTKDVLTKLNAVLKPKLKIGSILKER; encoded by the coding sequence GTGCTAGCTAGAGAAATTATTGTGGAAAAAGCGATGGAATCGATCCTAAAACTCAATGACACCATGGCCCAGAATGTTGCATATGAAGCGCTTGATGCAGGAATTGAACCTGAGTATGTTATCGAAAACGGTTATTACGCTGCGATCATTAAACTGAAGGAAATGTTTGACGAAGGGAAAGTATTCCTGCCTCATATAATTGCAGCTTCTGATGCTATGGATGCCGGAATCAAAATTTTGCTAGCATCGAAACCTGAAAGAACTCATCGGAAAAAATCGAAGGGAACCATACTTATTGGCACCATCGAAGGAGATATCCACTCCATTGGTAAGGAAATTATTGCAACATCACTTCATATAAACAGCTATAATGTTATCGACCTTGGTGTGGATGTACCTGTGGAAACTTTCGTTGAACAAGCAATACAGATATGCCCCGATGTCATAGCTACGTCTGCCCTGATGACTATTACAATGATGAACCAGATGATCCTCGAAAAGGAACTAAATGAAGCTGGCATTCGCGATGCTGTAAAGACCATGGTTGGTGGAGCTCCAGTGACTGCTGAATGGGCTATGAAAATTGGCGCTGACATGTATGGCTCTGATACTAAGGACGTCTTGACAAAGCTAAATGCTGTTTTAAAACCCAAGCTAAAAATAGGGAGTATCCTAAAAGAAAGGTAA
- a CDS encoding PKD domain-containing protein: MKIKQNMMNCIDVALIILIMFAGNAAATPLNYPPVADANGPYESCVGSIITLDASGSYDPDYPIGSIVSWEWDIDDDGEFDDASGETVDWTWGSVGDKVVSLRVTDDVGAIDVGYATVRVNECGEIPEFPTIALPVIAILGLAFFFQRRKD; encoded by the coding sequence ATGAAAATTAAACAAAATATGATGAATTGTATAGACGTAGCCTTGATAATTCTGATAATGTTTGCGGGAAATGCAGCAGCAACTCCACTAAACTATCCACCGGTGGCAGATGCCAATGGTCCTTATGAAAGCTGCGTAGGTTCAATCATAACCCTTGATGCTTCGGGTTCCTATGATCCTGATTATCCTATTGGATCAATTGTTTCATGGGAATGGGACATAGATGACGATGGAGAATTTGATGATGCTTCGGGTGAGACTGTCGACTGGACATGGGGTAGTGTCGGTGACAAAGTGGTCAGTCTCAGGGTTACCGATGATGTTGGAGCCATTGACGTTGGTTATGCCACAGTAAGAGTCAATGAATGTGGAGAAATCCCAGAGTTCCCAACAATTGCACTTCCAGTAATTGCAATACTCGGACTTGCATTCTTCTTCCAGCGTAGGAAAGACTAA
- a CDS encoding site-specific integrase — protein MESESTMQRFYAVVSPAEQTWKNYITAMSHYTDYTQQTPTELIQEAQDDIRAGKLMTERQIFVKLPRFRQYLENVKSTRCSLPLAPGSIEKYIASIATFYKYFYIDTPHSQRKAKTKPLKEHMKRASKEDIRKALDHASIRNRAIILCGLSSGMGAAEISSLTLKSFYEGYDENTGITTFDMRRKKVATDFITFISPEASEAILKYLEWRDRPIINDNRHEYLRRRTTPDSYLFVSANVSRKYFDDFNEECRRLTSKAILSIYARVSDDSGLSTGTGCYNTLRSHNMRKYFNTTLKNEGCDSDIVEYFMGHTLGDTKAAYYEGDPEKLKKIYEKFVAHLTISKELDLSDSPEYQKAIQENEILSKVNAQNVVKLDEMGTMQQQLNKLQQEFSEVMRVNAKHPTLTSLYVEEEENEIT, from the coding sequence TTGGAATCTGAGTCTACAATGCAGCGGTTTTATGCTGTGGTTTCTCCTGCTGAACAGACATGGAAAAATTACATTACTGCTATGAGTCACTATACTGATTATACTCAACAAACTCCTACTGAACTCATACAAGAAGCTCAAGATGATATAAGAGCTGGCAAATTAATGACTGAGCGGCAGATATTTGTAAAATTGCCCAGGTTCAGGCAGTATCTTGAAAACGTGAAAAGTACTCGGTGTAGTTTGCCGTTAGCGCCGGGTTCGATAGAGAAATATATCGCTTCTATAGCTACTTTTTATAAGTATTTTTACATAGATACCCCTCACTCGCAGAGAAAAGCGAAAACAAAGCCCTTAAAAGAGCATATGAAAAGAGCCAGTAAAGAAGATATCAGAAAAGCTCTTGATCATGCAAGTATCAGGAATAGAGCAATTATTTTATGTGGTTTGTCTTCTGGGATGGGTGCTGCTGAAATTTCCTCTTTGACATTGAAGTCATTTTATGAGGGTTATGATGAAAATACCGGAATCACTACTTTTGATATGAGGCGTAAAAAGGTAGCTACTGATTTTATTACTTTTATTTCTCCTGAGGCTTCTGAGGCTATTTTAAAATATTTGGAGTGGAGAGATAGGCCGATTATTAATGACAATAGACATGAGTATTTACGGAGGCGTACTACTCCTGATAGTTATCTGTTTGTGTCTGCGAATGTTTCACGCAAGTATTTTGATGATTTCAATGAAGAATGTAGACGACTGACCAGTAAAGCCATTCTTAGCATTTATGCACGTGTTTCAGATGATTCTGGTTTGTCTACTGGGACGGGCTGTTATAATACCCTGAGAAGTCACAACATGAGGAAGTATTTTAATACTACTCTGAAAAATGAGGGATGTGATAGTGATATTGTGGAGTATTTCATGGGGCATACTTTGGGAGATACTAAGGCTGCTTATTACGAGGGTGATCCTGAAAAGCTGAAAAAGATATATGAGAAGTTTGTTGCTCATCTGACAATCTCTAAAGAGCTTGATCTTTCGGATTCTCCTGAGTATCAAAAGGCTATACAGGAAAATGAGATACTGAGCAAGGTTAACGCTCAAAATGTGGTTAAGCTGGATGAAATGGGGACAATGCAGCAACAGCTAAACAAGTTACAGCAGGAGTTTAGTGAGGTTATGAGAGTGAATGCTAAGCATCCCACATTGACATCGTTATACGTGGAAGAGGAAGAAAACGAGATAACATGA
- a CDS encoding CRISPR-associated protein Cas1 yields MDKKGFIRTDNYSFRLRLSGAKKLTEEFQSWMNKKVTYQDKSMMWSYVLLLKTRELAQFLNGKKRTIDFTHPSYKIERQDTDEIRKTIIAISYTEWKKMGFSKGTLHYMK; encoded by the coding sequence ATGGATAAGAAGGGCTTCATCAGGACTGATAATTATTCTTTCAGGCTTAGACTCAGTGGAGCTAAGAAGCTTACAGAGGAGTTCCAATCTTGGATGAATAAGAAGGTAACATATCAAGATAAGTCAATGATGTGGAGCTATGTTCTTTTACTGAAAACAAGGGAGTTGGCTCAATTCCTGAATGGTAAAAAGAGGACGATTGATTTTACCCATCCTTCCTACAAGATTGAAAGACAGGATACGGATGAGATCAGGAAGACGATTATTGCTATCAGTTACACTGAATGGAAGAAAATGGGTTTTTCTAAGGGTACATTGCATTATATGAAGTAA